Proteins co-encoded in one Muntiacus reevesi chromosome 13, mMunRee1.1, whole genome shotgun sequence genomic window:
- the SPRY1 gene encoding protein sprouty homolog 1 — translation MDPPNQHGSGSSLVVIQQPALDNRQRLDYEREIQPAAILSLDQIKAIRGSNEYTEGPSVVKRPAPRTAPRQEKHERTHEIIPINVNNNYEHRPTSHLGHAGLSNNARGPILSRSTSTGSAASSGSNSSASSEQGLLGRSPPARPIPGHRSERAIRTQPKQLIVDDLKGSLKEDLTQHKFICEQCGKCKCGECTAPRTLPSCLACNRQCLCSAESMVEYGTCMCLVKGIFYHCSNDDEGDSYSDNPCSCSQSQCCSRYLCMGAMSLFLPCLLCYPPAKGCLKLCKGCYDWIHRPGCRCKNSNTVYCKLESCPSRGLGKPS, via the coding sequence ATGGATCCCCCAAATCAGCATGGCAGTGGCAGTTCTTTAGTTGTGATCCAGCAGCCTGCATTGGATAACCGTCAGAGGCTAGACTATGAGAGAGAGATTCAGCCTGCTGCTATTTTGTCCTTAGACCAGATCAAGGCCATCAGAGGCAGCAATGAATACACAGAAGGGCCATCCGTGGTGAAAAGACCTGCTCCTCGAACCGCACCAAGACAAGAAAAGCATGAGAGGACTCACGAAATCATACCGATTAATGTGAATAACAACTATGAGCATAGACCTACCAGCCACCTGGGACATGCAGGACTCTCAAATAACGCCAGAGGCCCCATACTGAGTAGATCAACCAGCACTGGAAGCGCAGCCAGTTCTGGGAGCAACAGCAGTGCCTCTTCTGAGCAGGGGCTGTTAGGAAGGTCGCCGCCAGCCAGACCCATCCCTGGTCACAGGTCTGAAAGGGCAATCCGGACCCAGCCCAAGCAACTGATTGTGGATGACTTAAAGGGTTCCTTGAAAGAGGACCTGACGCAGCACAAGTTCATTTGTGAACAGTGTGGGAAGTGCAAGTGTGGGGAATGCACAGCTCCCAGGACCCTGCCGTCCTGTCTGGCCTGTAACCGGCAGTGCCTTTGCTCGGCGGAGAGCATGGTGGAGTACGGAACCTGCATGTGCTTGGTCAAGGGCATCTTCTACCACTGTTCCAATGACGATGAAGGGGATTCCTACTCGGATAATCCTTGCTCCTGTTCACAGTCGCAGTGCTGCTCTAGGTACCTGTGTATGGGAGCCATGTCTCTGTTTTTGCCTTGCTTACTTTGTTATCCTCCTGCCAAGGGATGCCTGAAGCTGTGCAAGGGGTGTTATGACTGGATCCATCGCCCAGGGTGCAGATGTAAGAACTCCAACACGGTCTATTGTAAGCTGGAGAGCTGCCCCTCCCGGGGTCTGGGTAAACCATCCTGA